A section of the Pedobacter sp. HDW13 genome encodes:
- a CDS encoding aminopeptidase C produces the protein MINYTKISVIGLALSLSTLVTYGQDNLVNSLKNNQSENSKASFKFTDVINLANTPVQNQGSSGTCWSYSTNSFLESEMIKAGKQPVQLSQIFTARNAYVEKGINYVRMHGAVSLGDGGALHDVINMYRKYGAVPQEAYTGLNYGTKTNKTAELGDIEKGVLEAVVKNSNGELTPNWLKAYTGVIDAYLGAVPENFTYNGKKYTPKTFANEVVGINPDNYVELSSFNDHPFYSKFTLLVPDNWSFDQVYNVKVNDITDIIDNALKNGYTVAWATDVSEKSFSYKNGVAFVPQTPYNDMTVKEKTDMFNGPQAEMEITQENRQAAFDNYQTTDDHGMHIVGVSKDQNGKEYYIVKNSWGVTNDYKGYLYVTKNYVKYKTTAFLLNKAGIPSAIAKKLGL, from the coding sequence ATGATCAACTACACCAAAATCAGTGTGATTGGTCTGGCTTTGTCGTTATCTACTTTAGTAACCTATGGTCAGGACAATCTTGTTAATTCTTTAAAAAACAACCAAAGCGAAAACAGTAAAGCCTCTTTTAAATTTACTGATGTTATTAATCTGGCCAACACGCCTGTTCAAAACCAGGGTTCATCGGGTACTTGCTGGAGCTATTCTACCAACTCTTTCCTTGAATCGGAAATGATTAAAGCGGGTAAACAACCTGTTCAGTTATCGCAGATTTTCACGGCCCGTAATGCTTATGTAGAAAAAGGAATCAACTATGTACGTATGCATGGCGCGGTTTCTTTAGGCGATGGTGGTGCTTTGCACGATGTAATTAATATGTACAGAAAATATGGTGCAGTGCCACAGGAAGCCTATACCGGCTTAAACTACGGTACAAAAACCAATAAAACGGCCGAGCTTGGCGACATCGAAAAAGGTGTTTTAGAAGCTGTGGTTAAAAATTCGAACGGTGAATTAACACCAAACTGGTTAAAAGCTTATACTGGTGTTATCGATGCTTATTTAGGCGCTGTTCCAGAGAACTTTACTTACAATGGCAAAAAATATACTCCTAAAACTTTCGCAAACGAAGTAGTAGGCATCAACCCTGATAATTATGTAGAGTTATCTTCTTTCAACGATCACCCTTTCTATAGCAAGTTTACGTTATTGGTTCCTGATAACTGGTCGTTTGATCAGGTTTACAATGTTAAAGTAAACGATATTACCGACATTATCGACAACGCTTTGAAAAACGGTTATACTGTGGCCTGGGCTACTGATGTAAGCGAGAAATCTTTCAGCTACAAAAACGGTGTGGCTTTCGTTCCGCAAACGCCTTATAACGACATGACGGTAAAAGAGAAAACCGATATGTTTAATGGTCCGCAGGCAGAGATGGAAATTACACAGGAAAACCGTCAGGCTGCTTTTGATAACTACCAAACTACCGATGACCACGGTATGCACATTGTTGGTGTATCGAAAGATCAGAATGGAAAAGAATACTATATCGTTAAAAACTCTTGGGGTGTAACCAATGATTACAAAGGTTATTTATACGTAACCAAAAACTACGTAAAATATAAAACTACTGCCTTTTTATTAAACAAAGCAGGTATTCCATCTGCTATTGCTAAAAAATTAGGTTTGTAA
- a CDS encoding PKD domain-containing protein, giving the protein MVKDFTVTMTAKNGCGEVNATPVVIRVSPNNIIPELVVNGNEKSGCAPFTVNFINNTSGASSFIYTFTNEDTGEISTAFSTTTGVFPHLFTKPGRYTIKLDAKNDCSTNSTSETVTILPQPTVGFMADKTVGCTNLVVKFKNTSVGAVGYVWDFGDGSPTSTDFEPQHTYNGSGVNYTVSLTTTNSLGCTNTLALPNFIQIAAPPVATFTVSPGNELSIPNYSFGFKDTSTDAVSWEWSFGDGAKSTLQNPNHTYANEGTYTVTLKVLNKEGCTASTFQSVRIIGVPGYLNIPNSFMPASAKNEIKIFKAKGRGIKEWTMSIFNKWGQLLWETTKLDDGAPLEGWDGTYKGQDQPQGVYYWKVDIRFINGSDWKGMTYDSSPPKKTGVIYLIR; this is encoded by the coding sequence GTGGTAAAAGATTTTACGGTAACCATGACTGCCAAAAATGGCTGTGGTGAAGTAAATGCCACTCCGGTGGTCATCAGGGTTTCGCCAAACAACATCATTCCCGAACTGGTGGTAAACGGAAACGAGAAGAGCGGTTGTGCACCCTTTACCGTAAACTTCATCAATAATACGAGTGGCGCAAGCAGCTTCATCTACACCTTTACCAACGAAGATACCGGTGAAATCAGCACAGCCTTTTCTACTACTACCGGTGTTTTCCCACACCTTTTCACCAAACCAGGTAGATATACGATTAAGCTTGATGCAAAAAACGACTGTTCTACAAATTCGACAAGCGAAACCGTAACTATATTACCACAACCAACTGTCGGTTTTATGGCCGACAAAACCGTTGGCTGTACCAATCTTGTGGTAAAGTTTAAAAACACCAGCGTTGGCGCAGTTGGATATGTATGGGATTTTGGCGATGGTTCTCCAACTTCTACAGACTTTGAGCCACAACATACCTACAACGGTTCGGGCGTAAATTATACCGTTAGCCTAACCACTACCAACAGCCTGGGCTGTACCAATACTTTGGCCCTACCCAATTTCATCCAAATCGCCGCTCCTCCTGTGGCAACTTTCACCGTGAGTCCGGGCAACGAACTTTCCATTCCGAATTACAGCTTTGGCTTTAAAGATACCAGCACCGATGCCGTAAGCTGGGAATGGTCTTTTGGCGATGGTGCTAAATCGACCCTGCAAAACCCCAACCATACTTATGCTAACGAAGGTACTTACACCGTAACCTTAAAAGTATTGAACAAGGAAGGTTGTACTGCCAGCACGTTCCAATCGGTTAGGATTATCGGCGTGCCGGGTTATTTAAATATTCCGAACTCCTTTATGCCGGCAAGTGCGAAAAACGAAATCAAGATTTTTAAGGCAAAAGGCCGTGGCATAAAAGAATGGACCATGTCTATCTTCAATAAATGGGGACAGTTGTTATGGGAAACAACCAAATTAGACGATGGTGCACCTTTAGAGGGTTGGGATGGTACTTACAAAGGCCAGGATCAGCCACAGGGCGTTTATTATTGGAAAGTAGATATCAGGTTTATCAATGGCAGCGATTGGAAAGGGATGACCTACGATTCATCTCCTCCGAAAAAAACGGGCGTAATATATTTAATCAGATAG
- a CDS encoding Dps family protein, with translation MDAKIGITPENRQAVSEQLAKLLADEYVLYTKTRNAHWNVEGIDFLAKHKFFEEQYNQLDEFIDSVAERIRKIGHYAPATLKNFLALTHLTEYSERHNDSLGYIKDLLADHETVIEFIRGNINPIANDYGDAGTSDFITGLMETHEEMAWFLRAHLK, from the coding sequence ATGGACGCAAAAATTGGAATAACCCCAGAAAATAGACAAGCAGTTTCAGAACAATTGGCTAAATTATTGGCCGATGAATATGTTCTGTACACAAAAACCCGTAATGCACACTGGAATGTGGAAGGTATCGACTTCTTGGCTAAGCATAAATTTTTCGAAGAACAGTATAACCAACTGGATGAATTTATTGATAGCGTTGCAGAACGTATCCGTAAAATTGGTCATTATGCACCTGCAACCCTGAAAAACTTTTTGGCTTTAACGCACCTAACTGAATACAGTGAGCGCCACAACGATAGTTTGGGTTACATTAAAGATTTATTGGCCGACCATGAAACCGTAATTGAATTTATCAGGGGTAACATTAACCCGATTGCCAATGATTATGGTGATGCCGGAACCAGCGATTTTATTACCGGACTTATGGAAACCCACGAAGAAATGGCTTGGTTTTTAAGAGCGCATTTAAAATAG
- a CDS encoding ketopantoate reductase family protein — protein sequence MAKKVKIVIVGIGGVGGYFGGLLAKKYAGKGAVEIVFVARGEHLSAIKANGLKVIRGNEAFIASPDLATDHFDETGIADYIIICTKSYGLNQTLDSLKPCIGPQTVLLPLLNGVDAYDIINRRFPENTVLKGCAFIISRLKSAGVIENSGAIQKISFGLDGPLTSEVLLLNDICRDAGIEVNCTDKISTAVWEKFIFISPTATVTSFYNKTIGEVLLHHSHEVKLLIAEIKSLALVKGISLGDDIMERTFNTMKSMKYEATSSMHRDYLGQKPETEVESLTGYIVHEAAKYGLETPIYTHFYAGLVVR from the coding sequence AGCTGTTGAAATCGTTTTTGTAGCTCGTGGCGAACATTTAAGTGCAATTAAAGCAAATGGTTTAAAGGTGATAAGGGGCAATGAAGCTTTTATTGCAAGTCCAGATCTGGCAACCGATCATTTTGATGAAACAGGCATAGCTGATTACATTATCATTTGTACCAAAAGTTACGGTTTAAACCAAACACTCGACAGTTTAAAGCCTTGTATTGGCCCACAAACTGTGCTTCTGCCATTGTTAAACGGTGTTGATGCCTATGATATCATTAACCGGCGTTTCCCAGAAAATACGGTGTTAAAAGGTTGTGCCTTTATCATTTCGCGGTTAAAAAGTGCAGGTGTAATTGAAAACTCGGGTGCGATACAGAAAATATCTTTCGGATTAGATGGACCTTTAACATCAGAGGTATTATTGCTTAACGATATATGCCGTGATGCTGGAATTGAGGTAAACTGTACCGATAAAATTTCGACCGCAGTATGGGAGAAATTTATTTTTATATCGCCAACCGCCACAGTTACCTCTTTTTACAATAAAACCATTGGTGAGGTACTCTTGCACCATAGTCATGAAGTTAAGCTACTGATTGCCGAAATAAAAAGCCTGGCTTTAGTCAAAGGGATTTCCCTCGGTGACGATATTATGGAAAGGACCTTTAATACCATGAAATCGATGAAGTACGAAGCCACTTCTTCAATGCACAGGGACTATCTGGGGCAAAAACCTGAAACGGAAGTAGAATCGTTAACAGGTTACATTGTGCACGAAGCCGCTAAATATGGTTTGGAAACACCAATCTACACGCATTTTTACGCAGGCCTGGTTGTGAGGTAA
- a CDS encoding DEAD/DEAH box helicase, whose product MNFNDFNFNPDLYEGLMAMGYKSATPIQEQAIPVILDNHDLIACAQTGTGKTASYLLPVMDKISRAADRHNNTLILAPTRELAQQIDLQVEALAYFTNISSLAVYGGGDGIAYEQQKRSMREGVDIIIATPGRLMAHLSSGVLKLEHLQHLILDEADRMLDMGFYDDIIRIISYLPKKRQTLLFSATMAPKIRNMAGKILHEPKQITISIAKPAEGIDQQAYNIHDQQKQALLTEIFKDEKYKSSIIFASTKEKVKALYKAFKGLGIKAEAFHSDLGQKEREDILLAFKNRRLPILIGTDVLSRGIDVEGIDLVINYDVPGDPADYVHRIGRTARAATKGTAITLVNGRDKRKFDNIEKLIEKQVPRMPLPEDIATMEITHVEEKRPQHKGNGKKRVWHKKKPKPKPTS is encoded by the coding sequence TTGAATTTTAACGACTTTAATTTTAACCCCGATTTATATGAAGGCCTAATGGCCATGGGGTATAAAAGCGCTACTCCCATACAAGAACAAGCCATTCCGGTAATTTTAGATAATCACGATCTGATTGCCTGCGCCCAAACGGGTACAGGAAAAACGGCCAGCTACCTTTTGCCGGTAATGGACAAAATTAGCCGGGCTGCCGACAGGCATAACAATACTTTGATTTTGGCGCCAACCCGCGAGCTTGCCCAGCAAATTGATTTGCAGGTAGAAGCATTGGCTTATTTTACCAATATCAGTTCATTAGCCGTTTATGGCGGAGGTGATGGTATTGCTTACGAACAGCAAAAACGTTCGATGCGCGAAGGTGTGGATATTATTATTGCTACACCAGGCCGCTTAATGGCACACTTATCATCAGGGGTATTGAAGCTGGAGCATTTGCAGCATTTAATTCTGGATGAAGCCGACAGGATGCTGGATATGGGATTTTACGATGATATCATCCGGATTATCAGTTACCTGCCTAAAAAAAGACAAACACTTTTGTTTTCGGCTACCATGGCACCGAAAATCAGGAATATGGCCGGCAAAATTTTGCACGAGCCTAAACAGATTACCATCTCCATTGCTAAACCTGCCGAAGGGATCGATCAGCAGGCCTATAATATCCACGATCAGCAAAAACAAGCCTTACTAACCGAGATTTTTAAGGACGAAAAATATAAAAGCAGTATCATTTTTGCCTCAACTAAAGAGAAAGTAAAAGCCTTGTATAAAGCTTTTAAAGGACTTGGTATTAAAGCAGAGGCCTTTCACTCAGATTTAGGCCAGAAAGAGCGTGAGGACATCTTGTTGGCCTTTAAAAACAGAAGATTGCCCATATTGATCGGTACAGACGTATTGTCGCGCGGTATTGATGTAGAAGGAATCGATCTGGTAATAAATTACGATGTTCCGGGCGACCCGGCAGATTATGTACACCGGATAGGTCGTACGGCGAGGGCAGCTACAAAAGGAACAGCCATTACCCTGGTTAACGGTAGGGATAAACGCAAATTCGACAACATAGAGAAACTGATTGAAAAACAGGTGCCTCGAATGCCTTTACCTGAGGATATTGCCACGATGGAAATTACCCATGTGGAAGAAAAAAGACCACAGCATAAGGGCAATGGTAAGAAACGGGTTTGGCATAAAAAGAAACCAAAACCTAAACCAACAAGTTAG
- a CDS encoding MgtC/SapB family protein: MNEILENNHFITQSEVNKFLLATLLCGIIGAEREYRSKSAGLKTMMMIGLGATLFTILSINIGATSQDRIASNIVTGIGFLGAGVIFKEENRVKGLTTACIIWIVAAIGMAVGSGYYHQAIGVTIVVMLALIIFPFLEEIGDRRFTKRVYRIVKKQHTHGDLESYEEVFRESKLKPQRGKHQLVNNIITGNWTATGTPQNHQKFVERMLKDDDIIEFDF, translated from the coding sequence ATGAACGAGATTCTGGAAAATAACCATTTCATTACGCAAAGCGAGGTGAATAAATTTTTACTCGCCACCCTGTTATGTGGTATCATAGGTGCCGAACGCGAGTACAGAAGTAAATCAGCAGGTTTAAAAACCATGATGATGATTGGTTTGGGAGCTACGCTATTCACTATCCTATCTATTAATATCGGGGCAACGAGCCAAGACCGAATTGCATCGAACATTGTAACAGGTATAGGTTTCTTAGGCGCAGGCGTAATTTTCAAAGAAGAAAACCGCGTTAAAGGCTTAACCACCGCCTGTATCATCTGGATTGTTGCAGCCATTGGTATGGCTGTTGGTTCTGGTTATTATCATCAGGCTATAGGTGTTACCATTGTAGTGATGCTGGCCTTGATTATTTTTCCTTTTTTAGAAGAAATTGGCGACCGTCGCTTTACCAAACGGGTGTACCGCATTGTTAAAAAACAGCATACCCATGGCGATTTAGAAAGCTATGAGGAAGTTTTCAGGGAAAGCAAACTGAAGCCTCAGCGCGGCAAACACCAACTGGTAAATAATATCATTACCGGAAACTGGACGGCTACCGGCACGCCACAAAACCACCAGAAGTTTGTAGAGCGGATGCTAAAAGATGATGATATTATAGAGTTTGATTTTTAA
- a CDS encoding Hsp20/alpha crystallin family protein — MYNEHSCHTGKMHHGCGHRGGRFGHHFGGRFKPGYEMFNRGFRRVPVNIEETENSFIIHLFAPALVKENLKVVTKDDVLTISYQPAEDGPTEKFSRREYSNGAFERAFALNGKVLNEQISAAYADGILKVTLPKNPETNTPEKDILVD, encoded by the coding sequence ATGTACAACGAACATAGCTGCCATACAGGCAAAATGCATCACGGTTGCGGCCATAGGGGCGGCAGATTTGGTCATCACTTTGGTGGCCGTTTTAAACCGGGATACGAAATGTTTAACCGTGGTTTCAGGCGCGTGCCTGTAAACATCGAGGAAACAGAAAATAGTTTCATTATTCACCTCTTTGCACCCGCTTTGGTTAAAGAAAACCTGAAAGTAGTAACCAAGGATGATGTTTTAACCATTTCATACCAACCGGCTGAAGACGGGCCAACTGAAAAATTTAGTCGACGCGAGTACAGCAACGGTGCTTTTGAAAGAGCTTTTGCTTTAAACGGAAAAGTACTTAACGAGCAAATTTCTGCGGCTTATGCCGATGGAATTTTAAAGGTAACATTGCCTAAAAACCCCGAAACCAATACACCAGAGAAAGATATCCTGGTGGACTAA
- a CDS encoding RNA polymerase sigma factor: MPKNEPQNIISTVASYGKRLFSFIRGRVNTDEDAEDILQDVWFQLSNQPEAGAIEQISGWLYRVARNKITDKYRKQKEERLEDFTFEGEDGEISFRDILLAESYSPEEESLKKLFWDQLFLALDELPENQRYVFVQNELEERTFQELADETGENIKTLISRKGYAVKHLRSRLQNLYQEFINY; this comes from the coding sequence GTGCCAAAAAACGAACCTCAAAATATCATTTCTACAGTTGCCAGTTACGGTAAGCGCCTCTTTAGTTTCATCCGTGGGCGGGTGAATACGGACGAGGATGCAGAAGATATTTTGCAGGATGTTTGGTTTCAATTAAGTAACCAGCCCGAGGCGGGTGCCATTGAGCAGATTAGCGGCTGGTTGTATCGTGTAGCACGGAATAAAATAACCGATAAGTACCGTAAACAGAAAGAAGAACGGCTGGAAGATTTTACTTTTGAAGGGGAAGATGGCGAAATCAGTTTTAGGGATATATTGCTGGCCGAATCTTATTCGCCCGAAGAAGAAAGTTTAAAAAAGCTCTTTTGGGATCAGCTTTTTTTAGCACTCGATGAGCTGCCAGAAAACCAGCGATACGTATTTGTTCAGAATGAGCTCGAGGAACGTACCTTTCAGGAGCTGGCCGATGAAACCGGCGAAAATATCAAAACTTTAATATCGAGAAAAGGTTATGCGGTAAAGCATTTACGCAGCCGCTTACAAAATTTATATCAGGAATTTATCAATTATTAA
- a CDS encoding L-serine ammonia-lyase, producing the protein MIKEQISVFDIFKIGIGPSSSHTLGPWRAAQQFTASLAQNHPIDTVEGIKILLYGSLAKTGKGHGTDVAILLGLTGADPVTFDVDAVTPTFEAIQKNKKLNLANQLVIDFDYTEDLLFLFSESLPFHPNAVTFQAFLSNGKAFSETYYSIGGGFVVKEGEDNSNKPQVDLPFPVEKAKDLLHWCLSTGLKVSEIVLENELAWRPEAETKKGILQHFAVMRDCIYRGCHTTGFLPGGLDVARRAFPLNKRLIGQNEYTNYDTWVEAIRNGGNGFNYILDWVSCFALAVNEENASFGRVVTAPTNGAAGVIPAVLQYFITFCNGYTEDKIIQFIACASEIGSIFKKGATISAAMGGCQAEIGVSSAMAAAALTECLGGSQRQVLMAAEIAMEHHLGLTCDPIGGLVQIPCIERNTMGAIKAITASQLALQSNPDKAKVSLDAVVNTMWETALDMNAKYKETSDGGLATNIPISLPEC; encoded by the coding sequence ATGATTAAGGAACAGATTTCAGTTTTCGATATTTTTAAAATAGGCATCGGCCCATCCAGCTCGCATACTTTAGGTCCGTGGAGGGCAGCACAGCAGTTTACCGCTTCTCTAGCGCAAAACCACCCGATTGATACCGTAGAAGGCATAAAAATATTGTTGTATGGCTCGCTTGCTAAAACAGGTAAGGGCCATGGAACTGACGTTGCCATTTTATTAGGCTTAACAGGTGCCGATCCGGTAACTTTTGATGTAGATGCAGTAACGCCAACTTTCGAAGCCATACAAAAGAACAAAAAACTGAACCTGGCCAATCAACTCGTTATTGATTTCGATTATACAGAAGATTTGCTTTTCCTGTTTTCCGAAAGCCTGCCCTTCCACCCCAACGCCGTTACTTTTCAGGCTTTTTTAAGCAATGGAAAAGCTTTCTCAGAAACCTACTATTCTATTGGTGGTGGTTTCGTGGTAAAAGAGGGTGAAGACAACAGCAATAAACCGCAGGTAGACCTACCCTTTCCGGTCGAGAAAGCCAAAGATCTTTTACATTGGTGTTTATCAACCGGCTTAAAAGTAAGCGAGATTGTACTGGAAAACGAACTGGCCTGGCGCCCCGAAGCAGAAACGAAAAAAGGCATTTTACAACATTTCGCTGTTATGCGCGATTGCATTTACCGCGGTTGCCATACTACCGGTTTTCTACCCGGTGGTTTAGATGTTGCCCGACGTGCTTTCCCGCTCAACAAAAGACTGATCGGTCAAAACGAATATACCAATTACGATACCTGGGTGGAAGCGATTAGAAACGGTGGAAATGGTTTCAACTATATTTTAGACTGGGTAAGCTGCTTTGCACTGGCTGTTAATGAAGAAAATGCTTCGTTTGGCCGTGTGGTTACCGCACCAACTAATGGTGCTGCAGGAGTAATACCGGCAGTACTCCAATATTTCATTACCTTCTGCAATGGCTATACTGAAGACAAAATTATTCAGTTTATTGCCTGCGCTTCAGAAATAGGCAGTATTTTCAAAAAAGGCGCCACCATTTCAGCCGCTATGGGCGGTTGCCAGGCCGAAATTGGCGTTTCATCAGCCATGGCTGCAGCTGCACTAACCGAATGCCTTGGAGGCTCGCAAAGACAGGTACTAATGGCAGCCGAAATTGCTATGGAACATCACCTGGGCTTAACCTGCGATCCTATTGGCGGTCTGGTGCAAATCCCTTGTATTGAAAGAAATACCATGGGGGCCATAAAAGCCATTACCGCAAGTCAGCTGGCTTTACAAAGCAACCCTGATAAGGCTAAGGTAAGTTTAGATGCCGTAGTAAACACAATGTGGGAAACTGCACTGGATATGAATGCAAAGTACAAAGAAACCTCAGACGGAGGCCTTGCAACCAATATCCCGATCAGTTTGCCGGAGTGCTAA
- a CDS encoding RDD family protein, which produces MQFDPFNRDLNLAYCRASTQKRFANHVIDVLVFYVALFVGGIVIEIIYPGLLDGINGLLLIRLIGMVCYSLFMCFIEAVSRGKSIGKLITGTKAVNSDGTEIDFPKAFLRNIIRAVPFNELSALGNPCEPWHDRWSNTIVIEEKKLALQKQRTDLFESVKNQTL; this is translated from the coding sequence ATGCAATTCGACCCGTTTAATAGAGATTTAAATTTAGCTTACTGCCGAGCTTCTACGCAGAAAAGGTTTGCTAACCACGTTATTGATGTACTCGTGTTCTACGTTGCGTTATTTGTTGGCGGAATTGTGATAGAAATAATCTATCCAGGTTTGTTGGATGGTATCAACGGTTTGTTGCTGATCCGCTTAATCGGAATGGTTTGTTACAGCTTGTTTATGTGTTTTATTGAAGCTGTTTCACGTGGAAAATCAATCGGTAAATTAATTACAGGAACAAAAGCAGTAAATTCAGACGGGACAGAAATCGATTTTCCGAAAGCCTTTCTGCGTAACATCATACGCGCGGTTCCTTTTAATGAACTTAGTGCATTGGGAAATCCCTGCGAACCCTGGCACGACAGGTGGTCGAATACAATTGTGATAGAAGAGAAAAAACTGGCATTGCAGAAGCAACGCACGGATTTGTTTGAATCTGTTAAAAATCAAACTCTATAA
- a CDS encoding PorP/SprF family type IX secretion system membrane protein: MGRRIIIFLLALVLPLISLAQDHIYSQFYNAPIYLNPALTGQFEGDIRFNALYRNQWTGLASDFSYMTASGDINLRRLNSGIGLVFNRSSEGTAYLVKNNIAVSYAYIIGGDDFTLSFGLQAGVTNQKLNWDKLVFGDQIDINTGYIPGSISGAERPSVDSRFYLDANAGANLVVGKFMMGLATHHLNRPDESLSGFQSKLPLRVSGNLSYKLTLIPDQYDRDGSYLIPSIVAYKQTNVTSFSAGMQYKYAGINAGIWYRNDGNRNGNDAIVFSVIFDIFNRRTNGEKFRLGISHDATTSKINYTNTGGTSEIGVGYEKYFPNSSNGGRANGLRCYDFY, from the coding sequence ATGGGGAGAAGGATAATCATATTTTTGCTTGCATTGGTGCTACCGTTAATTTCACTGGCGCAAGACCATATTTACTCTCAGTTTTACAATGCGCCTATATATTTAAATCCGGCGCTAACCGGACAGTTTGAAGGCGATATCCGGTTTAATGCACTATACCGCAACCAGTGGACCGGCCTGGCCAGCGATTTTTCGTACATGACTGCTTCGGGCGATATTAACCTGCGCAGACTGAACAGTGGTATTGGCCTGGTTTTTAACCGCAGCAGCGAAGGCACAGCTTATCTGGTTAAAAATAATATTGCTGTAAGTTATGCCTACATTATCGGCGGCGACGATTTTACCCTTTCGTTTGGCTTGCAGGCTGGCGTTACCAACCAGAAATTAAATTGGGATAAACTGGTGTTTGGCGATCAGATCGACATTAATACAGGCTATATTCCCGGCAGTATTTCAGGTGCCGAGCGCCCCAGCGTAGATAGCCGCTTTTATTTAGATGCCAACGCAGGAGCAAACCTGGTGGTAGGCAAATTTATGATGGGGCTAGCTACCCACCACCTTAACCGGCCCGACGAATCACTTTCGGGTTTTCAAAGCAAATTACCCCTTCGTGTTTCAGGCAATTTGAGCTACAAATTAACCCTGATCCCCGATCAGTACGACCGCGACGGTAGCTACCTCATCCCTTCTATCGTTGCTTACAAACAAACCAACGTTACTTCTTTCAGTGCGGGTATGCAATACAAATACGCAGGTATTAACGCCGGCATCTGGTACCGTAACGATGGCAATAGAAACGGAAACGACGCGATTGTTTTTTCGGTCATCTTCGATATTTTTAATAGAAGAACCAACGGCGAAAAATTCAGACTGGGCATTAGCCATGATGCAACCACCTCTAAAATTAACTACACGAATACCGGCGGTACATCCGAAATTGGGGTGGGCTACGAAAAATACTTTCCAAATAGTTCGAACGGAGGCCGTGCAAATGGCTTAAGATGTTACGATTTTTATTAA
- a CDS encoding AEC family transporter, whose product MANFIIIGLCILAGILFRKSKTLPKDAHKGINAWIIYIALPAASFKYLPHIVWTKDLLFPVLAPICVWLFGWLFVTVYSRSQKLSRATTGGLKLTSSLSNTSFLGFPLIAAYFSEKDQAIAIICDQATFMLLSTIGIVVAIRSSQNQKLSAQLVLKKVLTFPPLIGCILALTVPHFITISPLEPLFEKLAGTVGPLALFSIGLQLKFGGWFSELKHISFTLLYKLILAPVVVLAIAVLLGLSGTITRITIFEMAMPTLVTAGVVADQYNLNPKLANLVVGVGIVLCFVTTGLWWLVLTYSGLV is encoded by the coding sequence ATGGCAAATTTTATTATTATCGGTCTGTGCATACTGGCAGGCATCCTTTTTAGAAAAAGCAAAACCCTGCCCAAGGATGCACACAAAGGCATTAATGCTTGGATTATTTACATTGCCTTGCCTGCGGCTTCATTTAAATATTTGCCGCATATTGTTTGGACAAAAGACCTGCTCTTTCCGGTGCTGGCGCCAATTTGTGTGTGGTTGTTTGGCTGGTTGTTCGTTACCGTATATAGCAGGAGCCAAAAACTAAGCAGGGCAACAACAGGCGGGTTAAAGTTAACCAGTTCTTTAAGTAACACTTCATTTTTGGGTTTCCCTCTAATTGCAGCCTACTTTAGCGAAAAAGATCAGGCTATTGCCATTATCTGCGATCAGGCTACCTTTATGCTCTTATCAACCATTGGTATTGTTGTGGCAATCCGCTCGTCGCAGAATCAAAAACTGAGCGCGCAGCTGGTGCTTAAAAAGGTGCTCACATTCCCGCCGCTTATTGGTTGCATTTTAGCTTTAACGGTTCCACATTTTATCACTATTAGCCCACTCGAACCGCTTTTCGAAAAACTAGCCGGAACGGTTGGTCCGTTGGCTTTATTTTCGATTGGTTTGCAACTTAAGTTTGGTGGATGGTTTAGCGAATTGAAACACATCAGCTTTACTTTATTATACAAACTAATACTGGCCCCTGTGGTTGTTCTGGCCATAGCTGTGCTATTGGGTTTAAGCGGTACAATTACCAGGATAACCATTTTTGAAATGGCAATGCCAACCCTGGTAACGGCTGGGGTAGTGGCCGATCAGTATAACCTGAACCCTAAACTGGCTAACCTGGTAGTAGGTGTGGGGATTGTACTGTGTTTTGTTACTACAGGCTTGTGGTGGTTGGTGCTGACTTATTCGGGGTTGGTTTAA